The Brassica oleracea var. oleracea cultivar TO1000 chromosome C6, BOL, whole genome shotgun sequence genomic interval GCTTAAAATTGAAGGGTTTCAGGGCCACAAGGAGTGGCAGGTAAGCTTATTTTCAATATTTTGTTATGATTTCTTAGAGCCGGATCTGAAATTTAAGGAGGCTATAAACATTTTTAGGCTAATCTTCAAAAAAATTCGACAATTTGGAGATCATATGGTGTGTGTATAGGACCGGCCCTGGATTTTATCTGGCTAATATATTGAAAATGTTTTACTTTTATATTGTTTTCTCCAAAAGAGGGAAGTGAATTATCTTGGGAGATTGCATCATCCAAATCTGGTGAAATTGATTGGCTACTCCTTGGAAGACGAGAACCGTCTTCTTATCTATGAGTATATGCCTAATGGAAGCTTGGAAAATCATTTGTTTGAAAGTAAGTAAAGAAACTCTTTTCTAAATCCAAAACTTATGTTTTTTTTTTCTTTTCATTACTCATGGCCTGAGTTATGCTCCTTCTAGGAGGTTCCAATGTGCTTTCTTGGTCACTACGTATGAAAATCGCGATTGGTGCTGCTCGAGGACTATGTTTCTTGCATGATGCTAAGGACCAAGTCATTTACAGAGACTTCAAAGCATCAAATATCCTTCTCGATTCAGGATTCAACGCCAAACTCTCAGACTTCGGATTGGCCAGAGAAGGTCCAAAAGATGACCGTTCACACGTGACAACTGAAGTCATTGGTACACAAGGTTACGCAGCTCCAGAGTATCTAGCTACAGGTTTCTATTTACTCACTGATTCCATGTACGTACAAATAAACACAACACAAAAATTTCTAAAACACTTTGGTTTGCTTCTGTTCTGTTCCCCGTCAGGTCATCTAACTACGAGATGCGACGTCTACAGTTTCGGTGTAGTCTTGCTAGAGATACTCTCAGGACGTAGAGCCATAGACAAAAGCAGGGCTAGAGAAGAAGAAAACCTAGTGGAATGGGCGAAACCTTACTTGCGGGACAAGCGAAAAGTTTTTAGGATAATGGACACTAAGCTTGTGGGTCAATACCCTCAGAAAGCAGCTTTCATGATGTCTTTCTTGGCCTTACAATGTATCGGAGAGGTTAAGGTTAGACCATCCATGCCTGAGGTTTTGTCTCTTCTTGAGAAAGTACCGAATCCAAGACATAGAAAGAGTAGAAGCAAAGGTTTTGCTACCAACTCTTCTTCTGTCTTTAAAACGGTTTCTCAGACGCACTGAATAAAAAATCTTCAACCACATTATATATAATCCGTGTCAGACACACTATGTATTTGCTTGTTTTGGATCGTTTTTTGGTGGGCTATAGCTTTTTTTTTGTAGCTCACTAATAGCTTATAATCAATTCGGAAAACATAAATAAAAAGATTCCCATGATTTATAATAAAGTTTCATCCTTATATATGAAGTTATGAACATATACATATGTGTATTGTATTAGTACTACTTTTTACTCAAAGTGATTGCATTGATATATCAAAGGTCCAAAAGATATTTCAGTTCATTTAAATTATTAGGAGGTTCTCAGAGAGTCAGAGTAAATTTGTAATCTTCAATGCCTAAAAGGCTGAAACCATAACATAATAATGTTAGTTTTGTCTTCTTTATTTTTTTAAGTTTTGTCTTAAGATTTTACTTGTGTAATTGAGCTAATGACATTTGGTTATTTCAAAACAAACAAAAAATTGACTCTTTATTTCGTTTTCATTTGATTTTAGAGTATGACTGAGAGTTCCTTTGTGTTTACTCTGTTTTGGTTGGAAACAGCCTAAACTTACCAACATTTCTCTAGTTGTCCAACGGTTAACCTTAATATCTTTGAGCCAGAGTATTATCTTCGGTCCATTGGGCTTGATTAGATCCATGATTTAATCTATATTATTAAAACGGAAAAATTGTGGTGGACCTCAACTTTATTTTGTAAGTTTTTAAATTAAATGCATCTTCTTACTTTATAGTTAAACGTACATTAAATCACTAATAATACTTTCTTTATACTACTATTAATGTTTCCAAACAATATACTCATTTCTTTATACTACTATCCATGTTTCCAAACAACATTATAATTAATATTATGTCCAAACAATATAAAATATTAGAATTCATATTTTTAATATTTCAAACAATTTTCTTTCAAATAATTTAGATAGATTAAATAATTAAAAAAATTCAAATAATTTATAAAACAACGAAAAATAAATAGAACTTATTTTTAAAGGTTTAAATACTACAAAAACATTTCAATCAATAATAAATTAATTAAATTAACATATTATTTTATTTATAATTACTAAATAATGGTTATATCATTGATTTAAGTAACATAACAATTCAATAATAGCCATTACATTTATGTGTGTATATATATATATATAAACATTATACATTGTACAATAAATATAATAACAAAAAAAAATTATGAAAATGTTCAAAATATATGTTATCTAAATAAAAATGCTTAACACTAATTGTTAACAGCAATTTAAACCGATTAAAATATAAATTATTAACAAGATAAATTATTAACAAGATAAATTACACAAAACCGATTATAATATAAATTATTTCTAATTACTAAATAATGGTTATATGTTACATTTATATATATATATATACATATATATATATATATATATATATATATATATATAAACATTATACAATGTACAATAAATATAATAACAAAAAAAAATATGAAAAATGTTCAAAATATATGTTATCTAAATAAAAATGCTTAACACTAATTGTTAACAGCAATTTAAACCGATTATAATATAAATTATTACCAAGATAAATTACACAAAACAATCATTATAAAATTAATTAAGCTATGTAAAAGGAGCAATATGATCAAGACATATTTATAGTTGTTAATTACTTTATCTCTATCATTTTTCTCTATCAAAATTTTGTAGAAATCATAATTTCATAAAATTACAAAATAAGGAACTTTAAAATTTGGATTAAAAGGTGACAAATTATGAAACTATAACAATTTAAATCAAGTTGGATTATATATTGGTCATCCATCATTTCAATTGATTAGTCTCGGGTTTTAGTGATTTTTTAAATATGAATATTTTTACAAATCTAAATCGAATTGTCGGATCACCGGATTAACCAGTTAAACCGCGAGTTTTGGGTCGAATTCAAAAGCATTGATTTAAATGCAAAAATACTATAAATACACAAAATTCTTACAAATTAATAAAATATTTGTTAACTTATTAGTGAAATTTTTCGTCATAAAATAATCCGCGCTTGCTAAGCGCGGATCAAGATCTAGTAGTAGCTTAAAAGAAGAAATTACAGACGAACCAAACATTGAAATTCTAGAAAATACTCGGAATAGCTTTTCTCTATGGAGTTCACAAACTAGACTTTGAAATTATTATGTTGTCACAAAAGCTTTGAAGTTATTTACCCCCACGAAAACAAAACAGTTCCCAAGAGAAACAAAATTACGAATTTACGGACAAGAAACGGTTACAACTTATGAGACCAACACGAGGAAAGAGTAGTTGAAAGTAGGTTTGAATAAAACATAAAACAAAAAATAATATACAAAATCAGTTGGTTCATC includes:
- the LOC106297028 gene encoding protein kinase 2B, chloroplastic, translating into MGNCFESCSKKNDNKSENVDSSVKLKPFSQGDSDTERISNLSYPWSLKPLITRKSEASSALHAPSREGDVMHPQHLKSFTLDELRNATGNFCPESLIGEGGFGFVYKGCINGGPRIDLAVAVKKLKIEGFQGHKEWQREVNYLGRLHHPNLVKLIGYSLEDENRLLIYEYMPNGSLENHLFERGSNVLSWSLRMKIAIGAARGLCFLHDAKDQVIYRDFKASNILLDSGFNAKLSDFGLAREGPKDDRSHVTTEVIGTQGYAAPEYLATGHLTTRCDVYSFGVVLLEILSGRRAIDKSRAREEENLVEWAKPYLRDKRKVFRIMDTKLVGQYPQKAAFMMSFLALQCIGEVKVRPSMPEVLSLLEKVPNPRHRKSRSKGFATNSSSVFKTVSQTH